The Acinonyx jubatus isolate Ajub_Pintada_27869175 chromosome D1, VMU_Ajub_asm_v1.0, whole genome shotgun sequence genome includes a window with the following:
- the LOC106966107 gene encoding olfactory receptor 51B2-like, producing MWSNISAAPFLLTGFPGLGIFHPWISVSFFVIYVSILLGNGTILYLIREDHTLHQPMYYFVALLAATDLGVTLTTMPTVLGVLWLGHRAISQGACYFQAYLIHSLSIVESGVLLVMAYDRFIAIHSPLKYTSILTNARVVKIGLGVLMRGFILIVPVIITLSGFPYCGSHVLSHAFCLHQDVIKLACADITFNRLYPIVLVSLTGFLDSVLILISYILILNTVMGIASGKEQAKALNTCVSHISCVLVFYVTVTGLTLIHRFGKYVPHVVHIIMSYIYFLFPPFMNPIIYSIKTKQIRNGINRLLSLQNKSFNL from the exons ATGTGGTCCAACATCAGTGCTGCCCCTTTTCTACTGACTGGCTTTCCAGGTCTGGGGATATTTCATCCTTGGATTTCCGTctctttctttgtcatttatgTGTCCATACTCCTTGGCAATGGCACCATCCTCTACCTTATCAGAGAAGACCACACTCTCCACCAGCCGATGTACTACTTTGTGGCTCTGTTGGCAGCCACAGACCTTGGAGTGACTTTGACAACAATGCCCACCGTGCTTGGTGTTCTGTGGCTTGGTCACAGGGCAATCAGCCAAGGAGCCTGCTACTTTCAGGCCTATCTAATCCATTCACTCTCTATTGTGGAGTCTGGAGTCTTGCTTGTTATGGCCTATGATCGTTTCATTGCCATCCACAGTCCCCTGAAATACACCTCCATCCTCACCAATGCTAGGGTGGTGAAGATAGGTCTGGGGGTTCTAATGAGGGGATTTATACTTATTGTGCCCGTAATCATCACCCTCTCTGGATTTCCCTACTGTGGATCCCATGTTCTCTCTCATGCTTTCTGCCTACACCAGGATGTGATCAAACTGGCCTGTGCTGACATCACCTTCAATAGACTCTATCCTATAGTGCTGGTCTCATTAACTGGCTTCTTGGACTCTGTGCTTATCCTGATCTCTTATATTCTAATCCTTAATACTGTCATGGGGATTGCCTCAGGTAAGGAGCAGGCTAAGGCTCTAAACACTTGTGTCTCCCATATTAGCTGTGTTCTGGTTTTTTATGTTACTGTTACTGGGTTGACCCTTATTCATCGATTTGGGAAATATGTGCCACATGTAGTTCATATTATCATGAGCTATATTTACTTCCTCTTCCCCCCATTTATGAATCCAATCATCTATAGTATTAAGACCAAGCAGATAAGGAATGGCATCAATCGCCTTCTCTCTTTGCA aaacaagtcatttaatctctga